Proteins encoded by one window of Chryseobacterium aquaeductus:
- a CDS encoding Gfo/Idh/MocA family oxidoreductase, producing MQLVKVGLCAFGMSGKVFHAPFLKEHPGFFISAIVERSKEESKDKYPDATIYLSVEEMLQNADIDIVVVNTPVQTHFEYTKMALESGKNVIVEKPFTVNVSEALELVRLAESKNLFLSVYQNRRFDRDYLQVQKIISEGKLGNIREVEIRFDRFRTEPSAKEHKENPKLNGSGSLHDLGSHLVDQATQLFGFPEKLFADIFSMKGEEFANDYFEVLLYYKSDLRVRLKSSVFTKEDHYAYKIFGDKGSFLQERTDDQENELTAGAVPMYGKDWMKRLQESDGILNYFDENSESKRILTSSEPGNYMNYYQQIYEHIVFGYALPSLGNEVVRNMKIIEAALESSRKGKIIDLN from the coding sequence ATGCAATTGGTAAAAGTGGGACTTTGTGCCTTTGGAATGAGCGGAAAAGTTTTTCACGCACCGTTTTTGAAAGAACATCCGGGATTTTTTATCTCTGCAATTGTGGAAAGATCAAAAGAAGAATCTAAAGACAAATATCCTGACGCAACAATTTATCTTTCAGTAGAAGAAATGCTTCAGAATGCCGATATCGATATTGTTGTTGTAAATACTCCGGTTCAGACGCATTTTGAATATACCAAAATGGCTTTAGAATCCGGAAAAAATGTGATTGTAGAAAAACCTTTTACCGTCAATGTTTCCGAAGCCCTGGAATTGGTAAGATTGGCAGAAAGTAAAAATCTATTTCTAAGTGTTTACCAAAACAGAAGATTTGATCGTGACTATCTGCAGGTACAGAAAATTATTTCGGAAGGAAAACTTGGAAATATCAGGGAAGTTGAGATACGATTTGATAGATTCAGAACCGAACCAAGTGCAAAAGAACATAAGGAAAATCCCAAATTAAACGGTTCCGGATCACTTCATGATTTAGGTTCTCATCTGGTCGATCAGGCAACTCAGCTTTTTGGTTTCCCTGAAAAACTTTTTGCAGACATATTTTCGATGAAAGGAGAGGAGTTTGCCAATGATTATTTTGAAGTTTTGCTTTATTATAAGAGTGATTTAAGAGTAAGATTGAAGTCATCTGTTTTCACTAAAGAGGATCATTATGCTTACAAAATTTTTGGTGATAAAGGAAGTTTTTTACAGGAAAGAACAGATGATCAGGAAAATGAATTGACAGCAGGAGCAGTTCCAATGTATGGAAAAGACTGGATGAAACGTTTGCAAGAATCTGACGGAATTTTAAATTATTTTGATGAAAATTCTGAATCAAAAAGAATTTTAACTTCAAGTGAACCCGGAAATTACATGAATTATTATCAGCAAATCTACGAACATATTGTTTTTGGATATGCTTTGCCTTCGCTCGGAAATGAGGTTGTCCGAAACATGAAAATCATTGAAGCTGCTTTAGAAAGTTCCAGAAAAGGAAAAATTATCGATTTAAATTAA
- a CDS encoding peroxiredoxin, with protein MSIKLGDTAPNFQADSSAGKIDFYNYLGDSWGILFSHPADYTPVCTTELGYTSKLKSEFDQRDTKVIALSVDGVEDHKNWIKDINETQNTDVQFPIIADKNRKVSELYDFIHPNASLTATVRSLLIIDPAKKVRLIITYPASTGRNFNEILRVLDSLQLVDSHKIATPANWNDGDDVIIPPSISTEDARIIFPKGVNEIKPYLRYTPQPNK; from the coding sequence ATGTCGATCAAATTAGGAGATACCGCACCCAATTTTCAGGCAGACAGCTCTGCAGGAAAAATAGATTTTTACAATTATTTGGGAGATTCGTGGGGAATTTTATTTTCTCACCCCGCAGATTATACTCCGGTTTGTACTACAGAATTGGGGTATACTTCAAAACTAAAATCAGAGTTTGATCAAAGAGACACAAAGGTAATTGCGTTAAGCGTTGATGGAGTAGAAGATCACAAAAACTGGATCAAAGATATCAACGAAACGCAGAATACAGACGTTCAGTTTCCTATCATAGCAGACAAGAACAGAAAAGTTTCAGAATTGTATGATTTTATTCATCCGAATGCATCTCTTACAGCAACAGTTCGTTCTTTATTAATTATTGATCCTGCAAAAAAAGTAAGATTAATTATTACTTATCCAGCATCTACGGGAAGAAATTTTAATGAAATTCTGAGGGTTTTAGACTCATTACAATTAGTAGATTCACATAAAATTGCAACGCCTGCAAATTGGAATGATGGTGATGATGTTATTATTCCGCCATCAATTTCTACTGAAGATGCAAGAATTATTTTCCCGAAAGGAGTGAACGAGATCAAGCCTTATCTGCGTTACACACCTCAACCCAACAAATAG
- the pfkA gene encoding 6-phosphofructokinase translates to MKESAVKKIAVLTSGGDSPGMNAALRAVVRTANYYNIECYGVREGYNGLIHDDFLKMGPRSVKNIINQGGTILKSARSKEFMTKEGRQKAYDNCVRYGIEALVCIGGDGTFTGAKIFNEEFGIKVIGVPGTIDNDIFGTDNTIGFDTALNTAMDAIDKIRDTATSHNRVFFVEVMGRDAGFIALNSGLATGALDILIPERKDSMEELFTNFRNAEKTGKSSSIVVVAEGEKLANIYELAEQTKKEFPDYDIRVAILGHIQRGGSPSCADRVLASRLGFGAVTGLMVGENNVMAGMRSNEIVYTPIEDAIKKHNEINKDLLLISEILAI, encoded by the coding sequence ATGAAAGAAAGTGCTGTAAAAAAAATTGCAGTTCTTACTTCGGGAGGTGACTCGCCGGGGATGAACGCAGCATTAAGAGCGGTCGTTAGAACTGCCAATTATTATAATATTGAATGTTATGGAGTGAGAGAAGGCTACAATGGTCTTATCCACGATGATTTCCTGAAAATGGGACCTCGTTCTGTAAAAAATATAATCAACCAGGGTGGAACAATTCTGAAATCTGCCCGTTCTAAAGAGTTTATGACCAAAGAAGGTCGCCAAAAAGCCTATGACAATTGCGTGAGATACGGAATTGAGGCTTTAGTATGTATTGGTGGTGACGGTACTTTTACGGGTGCAAAAATTTTTAATGAAGAATTCGGAATTAAAGTGATCGGTGTGCCGGGAACTATTGATAATGATATTTTTGGGACAGACAATACGATTGGTTTCGATACGGCTTTGAACACAGCAATGGATGCCATCGATAAAATCCGTGATACGGCGACTTCTCACAATAGAGTTTTCTTTGTGGAGGTAATGGGTCGTGATGCCGGTTTTATCGCTTTAAACAGCGGATTGGCGACCGGTGCTCTGGATATTCTTATTCCTGAAAGAAAAGACAGCATGGAAGAACTTTTTACAAACTTCAGAAACGCTGAGAAAACAGGGAAATCTTCAAGTATTGTCGTAGTTGCAGAAGGTGAAAAACTGGCAAACATCTACGAATTGGCAGAGCAGACCAAAAAAGAATTTCCGGATTATGATATTCGTGTGGCTATTTTAGGTCATATTCAGAGAGGTGGATCGCCGAGTTGTGCAGATCGTGTTTTGGCAAGTAGATTAGGCTTTGGAGCGGTAACAGGATTAATGGTGGGAGAAAATAATGTAATGGCAGGTATGCGTTCTAACGAAATTGTGTACACACCTATCGAAGATGCCATTAAAAAGCACAACGAGATCAATAAAGATCTGTTACTGATCTCAGAAATTTTAGCAATCTAA
- a CDS encoding type II toxin-antitoxin system RelE/ParE family toxin, with the protein MTRRSYILSEFADKDLEDIFDYTSLNFGFDQAEKYLLEIEDVFQNLVENPESGRKRNEIKAGLYSFPKDNHVIFYRILDFHIRIVRVLHGSRDIPKLF; encoded by the coding sequence ATGACTAGAAGGAGCTATATTCTCTCTGAATTTGCTGATAAAGATTTGGAAGATATTTTTGATTATACTAGCCTTAATTTCGGATTCGACCAAGCGGAAAAATATCTACTGGAAATTGAAGATGTTTTTCAGAATCTGGTTGAAAATCCTGAATCCGGCAGAAAACGGAATGAAATAAAAGCAGGTTTATACAGTTTCCCAAAAGACAATCATGTTATATTTTATCGAATTTTGGATTTTCATATTCGTATTGTGAGGGTACTTCACGGAAGCAGAGATATTCCGAAACTCTTTTAG
- a CDS encoding TIGR03915 family putative DNA repair protein has product MTTLLYDGSFDGLFTSIFEVFEYKYKDVEIVSRERFHQENIFAEIHEVTTQQEKSERVLNKLEGNIGKSGIHELVKVFLSEEPDLEQIILSAVRQSIRYPNENILQNYADQDILRIAKISKSVSRERHRMTAFVRFEKMQDEVFFAKIDPDFNVLPLIRKHFKNRYQDQKWMIYDLRRNYGLLYDLETCDFFYPEEKLDLNNYQQKFHDEENQYQKLWQRYFFKTNIVERKNLKLHIQHVPKRYWKYLTEKH; this is encoded by the coding sequence ATGACCACCTTACTCTACGACGGAAGTTTCGACGGACTTTTCACTTCAATATTCGAAGTTTTCGAGTATAAGTATAAAGATGTGGAAATTGTGAGCAGAGAAAGATTTCATCAGGAAAATATCTTTGCTGAAATTCATGAAGTGACAACACAACAAGAAAAATCTGAGAGGGTTTTAAATAAATTAGAAGGAAACATAGGTAAGTCGGGCATTCATGAATTGGTGAAAGTCTTTTTGTCTGAAGAACCCGATTTAGAACAAATTATTTTGTCTGCTGTAAGGCAATCTATAAGATATCCTAATGAAAATATTCTCCAAAATTATGCAGATCAGGATATTTTGAGAATTGCTAAAATTTCCAAATCTGTCAGTAGAGAAAGACATAGAATGACGGCTTTTGTACGGTTTGAAAAAATGCAGGATGAAGTTTTTTTTGCTAAAATTGATCCGGATTTTAATGTTTTACCTTTAATCAGAAAACATTTCAAAAATCGATATCAGGATCAGAAATGGATGATTTACGATCTCAGAAGAAACTACGGACTTCTTTACGATCTGGAAACGTGTGATTTCTTTTATCCCGAAGAAAAATTAGATTTAAATAATTATCAGCAGAAATTTCATGATGAAGAAAATCAATATCAAAAGCTTTGGCAACGATATTTTTTTAAAACCAATATTGTAGAAAGGAAAAATTTAAAACTACACATACAGCATGTTCCTAAAAGGTATTGGAAATATTTAACAGAAAAGCATTGA
- a CDS encoding type II toxin-antitoxin system ParD family antitoxin, with translation MNVSFTKKQADYISEQIESGDFQNASEVVRDAIRLHEYYRHKVIEDLKAEIEKGWNGLSSNRSLKDILRSKKEEIKSND, from the coding sequence ATGAATGTTAGTTTCACAAAAAAACAAGCAGATTATATTTCTGAGCAGATAGAATCCGGTGATTTTCAGAATGCTAGTGAGGTGGTGCGAGATGCTATACGTCTTCACGAATATTATCGTCATAAGGTGATTGAAGATTTGAAAGCTGAAATTGAAAAGGGTTGGAACGGCTTATCAAGTAACCGATCACTAAAAGATATTCTTCGTTCGAAAAAAGAGGAAATAAAAAGCAATGACTAG
- a CDS encoding putative DNA modification/repair radical SAM protein has protein sequence MNFDRLKEKLEILADAAKYDVSCSSSGGSRKNKKGALGDSSASGICHTYTEDGRCVSLLKVLLTNHCIYDCAYCVSRSSNDIKRAAFTVEEVVDLTINFYRRNYIEGLFLSSGIFKNADTTMERLVRVAKKLRLEENFNGYIHLKSIPGASDILMQEAALYADRLSINIEIPTESGLKLLAPEKNRQDMLNPMKYIQSGITQYKEEKKIFRKVPKFAPAGQSTQMIVGATNENDLQIIKVADHFYKNYNLKRVYYSGYVPVLEDTRLPALTTAVPMLRENRLYQSDWLMRFYGFKADEILDSHMPFLDLEVDPKLSWALRHLDQFPINLQSADYQMILRIPGIGVKTAKKIVSARRFQVLTIENLQKLGAAVNRAKYFIDFNAGNVFLRHLTDLNLKKLLIGGSTSKFQDQFSQQLTLF, from the coding sequence ATGAATTTTGACCGTCTGAAAGAAAAGTTAGAAATCCTTGCCGATGCTGCGAAATACGACGTGTCATGCTCATCTAGCGGAGGTTCGAGGAAGAATAAAAAAGGCGCTTTGGGAGACAGTTCTGCAAGCGGAATTTGCCATACCTATACTGAAGACGGGCGATGTGTTTCTCTACTCAAAGTTCTTTTGACCAATCACTGTATTTACGATTGTGCTTATTGCGTTTCACGAAGTTCGAATGATATTAAAAGGGCAGCTTTCACAGTAGAAGAAGTTGTTGATTTAACGATCAATTTTTATCGCCGAAATTATATTGAAGGATTGTTCTTGAGTTCAGGGATTTTTAAAAATGCCGACACAACGATGGAGCGTCTAGTGCGTGTTGCAAAGAAACTTCGTCTTGAAGAAAATTTCAACGGATATATTCATTTAAAATCAATTCCGGGTGCAAGTGATATTCTGATGCAGGAAGCAGCTTTGTATGCAGACCGACTGTCGATCAACATCGAAATTCCGACGGAAAGTGGATTGAAATTACTGGCTCCGGAGAAAAACCGTCAGGATATGCTCAATCCGATGAAATATATCCAAAGTGGAATTACGCAATATAAGGAAGAAAAGAAAATCTTCAGAAAAGTTCCGAAGTTCGCTCCAGCGGGACAATCAACGCAAATGATTGTTGGCGCAACCAATGAAAATGATTTGCAAATCATCAAAGTTGCCGATCATTTTTATAAAAACTATAATCTTAAAAGAGTGTATTATTCTGGTTATGTTCCTGTTTTGGAAGATACGAGATTACCCGCTTTGACGACGGCGGTTCCCATGCTTCGGGAAAACCGTTTATATCAGTCGGATTGGTTGATGAGGTTTTATGGATTTAAAGCTGATGAGATTTTAGATTCGCACATGCCATTTTTAGATTTGGAAGTTGATCCAAAATTAAGTTGGGCTTTGAGGCATCTCGATCAGTTCCCGATTAATCTGCAAAGTGCAGATTATCAAATGATTCTCAGAATTCCGGGAATCGGAGTGAAAACGGCGAAGAAAATTGTTTCTGCAAGACGTTTTCAGGTTTTAACGATTGAAAATTTGCAAAAATTAGGAGCAGCAGTGAATCGTGCAAAATATTTCATTGATTTCAATGCAGGAAATGTTTTTCTACGACATTTGACAGATTTAAATTTGAAAAAATTATTAATTGGCGGAAGTACTTCTAAATTTCAAGATCAGTTTTCGCAGCAGTTGACATTATTTTAA
- a CDS encoding TonB-dependent siderophore receptor: MKKRIFSLSFIASVITVNAQMKSNSENDTVRVHYIEDVNLHKTGNPNKAKPLSTKSNLTMMENPQAVAIVTHEIIEQQQAKQLSDVLQNVNGVYVTSSRGGSQDSFGGRGFIFGNDNIFKNGSRVNSGVFPEVSGLERVEVLKGATAMLYGNAAAGGIVNLITKKPKFDFGGSAAFNAGSWNSYKPTVDVYGPISKNVAFRINGAYEYAESFRDVVKSEKYYFNPSFLFNLGEKSQLIIEADYLKNDLTPDFGIGSITNKDQSYSLIDWLPRNTFFGTDWQYQNVQQASTNVTFNHQINDKWTLNASASYQNYTRDYFSTERVQWAYTSQSPNRLSWNTPLNKTYNEQNYGSAQVNVNGDFNTGKINHKVLIGADADYGQSDANAYNLIQAPTNILYLDDPSSWDNGSLVMPDSNLNTKTRTTARRVGVYAQDFISLTNEFKVLAGLRWSYIENMPSILTRFTTNVKTEVMNSATSDNAFSPKVGFVYMPDDNFSAFATYTNSFATNAGYTSDAVNNLDTSGTPALVQSRVAILPKQGIKPTTVDQYEIGAKKNIWNNALSLNVTLYQILYHNFYQNFFYIDGNGTPQTPDTSLKEFAGKMRSRGVELDITGNPTENISIIGGISYNNSVYLDTPEKGFVEKQRLVRTPATTANASVFYKFTNYVPGLKAGISAYYIGDRIAGWNDTKSTNITRKDVSRSFELKDYTTVALSVGYDWKKFSIQGRVGNLFDVENYNVHENYSVNPITPRNYYFTLTYRL; the protein is encoded by the coding sequence ATGAAAAAAAGGATTTTCTCCTTAAGCTTTATCGCTTCTGTAATTACGGTAAATGCACAGATGAAAAGTAATTCTGAAAATGATACCGTGAGGGTGCATTATATTGAAGATGTAAATCTGCATAAAACAGGAAATCCCAATAAGGCAAAGCCTTTATCTACGAAGTCGAATCTTACGATGATGGAAAATCCGCAGGCAGTTGCTATCGTTACTCACGAAATCATTGAGCAACAGCAAGCAAAACAGTTAAGTGATGTTCTTCAAAATGTGAATGGTGTATACGTTACTTCATCAAGAGGAGGCTCGCAGGATAGTTTTGGAGGGCGTGGTTTTATTTTTGGTAACGACAATATTTTTAAAAACGGCTCTAGGGTCAACAGTGGTGTTTTCCCAGAAGTGAGCGGTCTGGAAAGAGTAGAAGTTTTAAAAGGTGCTACTGCAATGCTTTATGGAAATGCCGCTGCCGGAGGAATTGTTAATTTAATTACTAAAAAACCTAAATTTGATTTTGGAGGAAGTGCTGCATTCAACGCAGGAAGTTGGAATTCTTACAAACCAACCGTTGATGTTTACGGTCCGATTTCCAAAAATGTTGCTTTCAGAATCAACGGAGCTTACGAATATGCCGAGAGTTTCAGGGATGTTGTAAAATCTGAAAAATATTATTTTAATCCTTCATTTTTATTCAATTTAGGAGAGAAATCACAATTAATTATCGAAGCTGATTATCTTAAAAATGACCTTACTCCAGATTTTGGAATCGGATCAATCACCAATAAAGATCAAAGCTATTCGCTCATAGATTGGTTACCTAGAAACACTTTTTTTGGCACCGATTGGCAATATCAGAACGTTCAGCAGGCATCAACCAATGTAACATTTAATCATCAAATCAATGACAAATGGACTTTGAATGCTTCCGCATCATATCAAAATTATACCAGAGATTATTTCTCAACTGAACGTGTACAGTGGGCTTATACATCTCAATCACCCAATAGATTATCTTGGAACACACCACTCAACAAAACTTATAACGAGCAAAACTATGGTTCTGCGCAGGTCAACGTAAACGGAGATTTCAATACAGGAAAAATCAATCATAAAGTTTTGATTGGTGCAGATGCAGACTACGGACAATCTGATGCGAACGCTTACAATTTGATACAAGCTCCTACAAACATCTTATATCTGGATGACCCAAGTTCTTGGGATAACGGAAGTTTAGTAATGCCTGATTCTAATTTAAATACCAAAACAAGAACAACAGCGAGAAGAGTTGGTGTTTATGCTCAGGATTTTATCAGCTTAACCAATGAATTTAAAGTACTTGCAGGACTTCGTTGGTCGTACATTGAAAATATGCCAAGCATACTGACCCGTTTTACCACCAATGTAAAAACAGAAGTGATGAATTCGGCGACATCTGATAATGCATTTTCTCCAAAAGTAGGCTTCGTTTATATGCCCGATGATAATTTTTCAGCATTTGCTACCTATACCAACTCGTTTGCTACCAATGCAGGTTATACTTCGGATGCAGTTAACAACTTAGATACTTCAGGAACTCCGGCACTGGTACAAAGCAGAGTGGCAATATTACCCAAACAAGGAATAAAACCTACCACGGTTGATCAGTACGAAATAGGTGCTAAGAAAAACATCTGGAACAACGCATTGTCTCTCAATGTGACTTTGTATCAGATTTTATATCACAACTTTTATCAGAATTTTTTCTATATCGATGGAAACGGAACACCGCAAACGCCAGATACAAGCTTGAAAGAATTTGCAGGAAAAATGAGAAGCCGAGGTGTAGAACTAGATATAACAGGAAATCCTACTGAAAATATTTCTATCATCGGAGGTATCTCGTACAACAACTCTGTATATTTAGACACTCCTGAAAAAGGATTTGTGGAAAAGCAGAGATTGGTAAGAACTCCTGCAACTACTGCCAATGCATCTGTCTTTTATAAATTCACAAACTATGTTCCTGGACTGAAAGCAGGAATCTCAGCTTACTACATCGGAGACAGAATCGCAGGTTGGAATGATACAAAATCTACAAATATCACCCGAAAAGATGTAAGCAGAAGTTTTGAATTAAAAGATTACACAACCGTTGCACTGTCTGTAGGCTACGACTGGAAGAAATTTTCTATTCAGGGAAGAGTGGGCAATTTGTTTGATGTAGAAAATTACAATGTACACGAAAACTACTCTGTAAATCCTATCACGCCAAGAAATTATTATTTTACGTTAACATACAGACTATAA
- the gap gene encoding type I glyceraldehyde-3-phosphate dehydrogenase has protein sequence MSTIKVGINGFGRIGRLVFRAMTERDNIEVVGINDLINAEYMAYMLKYDSVHGIFPGEVSVEGNDLVVNGKKIRVTAERDPNNLKWNEIGADYIVESTGLFLDKESATAHINAGAKKVILSAPSKDDTPMFVMGVNHNELTDDVKILSNASCTTNCLAPLAKVIHDNFGIVEGLMTTVHATTATQKTVDGPSAKDWRGGRAALNNIIPSSTGAAKAVGKVIPSLNGKLTGMSFRVPTVDVSVVDLTVRIEKAASYDEICAVIKSASEGELKGILGYTEDAVVSQDFIGDKRTSIFDKDAGIMLSPNFVKLVSWYDNEMGYSNKLVDMLIHASSLTK, from the coding sequence ATGTCAACAATTAAAGTAGGTATCAACGGGTTTGGTAGAATCGGACGTCTTGTTTTCAGAGCAATGACTGAAAGAGACAACATTGAAGTCGTTGGTATCAATGACCTTATCAATGCAGAATACATGGCTTACATGTTAAAATATGATTCTGTACACGGTATTTTCCCGGGAGAAGTTTCGGTAGAAGGTAACGATCTTGTGGTGAATGGTAAAAAAATCAGAGTTACTGCAGAAAGAGATCCTAACAACTTAAAATGGAACGAAATCGGTGCAGATTACATTGTAGAATCTACAGGTTTATTTTTAGATAAAGAAAGTGCAACTGCACATATCAACGCTGGTGCAAAAAAAGTAATTCTTTCTGCTCCTTCTAAAGATGATACACCAATGTTTGTAATGGGTGTAAACCATAATGAACTTACTGATGATGTTAAAATTTTATCAAATGCTTCTTGTACAACGAACTGTTTAGCTCCTTTGGCTAAAGTCATCCACGATAACTTTGGAATCGTAGAAGGTTTGATGACAACTGTACACGCTACAACTGCAACTCAAAAAACTGTTGACGGTCCTTCAGCGAAAGACTGGAGAGGTGGTAGAGCTGCTCTTAATAATATTATTCCTTCTTCTACAGGTGCTGCAAAAGCGGTAGGAAAAGTAATTCCTTCATTGAACGGAAAATTGACGGGTATGTCTTTCAGAGTACCAACAGTTGATGTTTCTGTAGTAGATTTAACAGTAAGAATCGAAAAAGCTGCTTCTTATGACGAAATCTGTGCTGTAATCAAATCTGCATCAGAAGGTGAATTGAAAGGTATTCTTGGATACACTGAAGATGCTGTAGTTTCTCAGGATTTCATCGGAGATAAGAGAACTTCAATCTTCGATAAAGACGCTGGAATTATGCTTTCTCCTAACTTTGTGAAATTGGTTTCTTGGTATGACAACGAAATGGGTTACTCAAACAAATTAGTTGATATGTTGATCCACGCTTCTTCTTTAACTAAATAA
- a CDS encoding mechanosensitive ion channel family protein: protein MEYGLSYVDTVYKVLQNWYITFAKLTPKLVVGIVVLSLFVLTSKYMSKVAVKIMHKIFPQSKNEGSILTVISIFRFIIIVMGCFIALEIMGFSGFLWKFIGSLGVAGVIAGVALKDLVSSIFSGMLIGIDKAFKVGDYITIGNNSGTVQDIGFLTTKLITDDGKKAYIPNQVIFNAPFYNITASPQRRIILDFEIPADEDVSKAQEGILDVIKSIENIDKIETAEVIFTSLKQGVFNLQAKFWIITGANMLHIKSEALAKIKKRLDDDGIPLVTPTNINITNTPTELPKDNIE from the coding sequence ATGGAATATGGCTTAAGCTACGTAGATACAGTTTATAAAGTTTTACAAAACTGGTACATCACATTTGCAAAACTCACCCCAAAACTTGTAGTAGGTATCGTCGTATTATCTTTATTTGTGCTGACCAGCAAATACATGAGTAAGGTTGCTGTCAAAATCATGCACAAAATATTTCCTCAAAGTAAAAATGAAGGATCTATTCTTACAGTAATCAGTATTTTTAGATTTATCATTATTGTCATGGGTTGTTTTATCGCACTTGAGATTATGGGCTTTAGTGGGTTTCTATGGAAGTTTATCGGAAGTTTAGGAGTTGCCGGTGTGATAGCCGGTGTAGCTTTGAAGGATCTCGTTTCAAGTATATTTTCAGGAATGCTGATCGGTATTGATAAAGCTTTTAAAGTTGGCGACTACATCACCATCGGAAATAATTCCGGAACGGTACAGGACATTGGTTTTTTAACCACAAAATTGATTACCGATGACGGGAAGAAAGCATACATTCCGAACCAAGTAATTTTTAATGCTCCGTTTTATAATATTACGGCATCACCGCAACGAAGAATTATTTTAGATTTTGAAATTCCTGCTGATGAAGATGTTTCCAAAGCTCAGGAAGGTATTTTAGATGTTATTAAAAGTATTGAGAACATTGACAAAATCGAAACTGCGGAAGTAATTTTTACGAGTCTGAAGCAAGGTGTATTTAATCTCCAAGCAAAATTCTGGATCATAACAGGAGCCAATATGCTGCATATAAAAAGTGAAGCTTTAGCAAAAATCAAAAAACGTCTGGATGATGATGGTATTCCTTTGGTTACGCCAACCAATATTAATATTACCAATACTCCAACTGAACTTCCAAAAGACAATATTGAGTAA